In a genomic window of Rhodovulum sp. P5:
- a CDS encoding VPLPA-CTERM sorting domain-containing protein, protein MKKIGLAGLVLAGSMTAASANTIHLTYLGPSHGFESINYSTLGISGIADGSHAGVAGEFQLSSPELGSLVAYCVDLANTISGNTSYTYEYDATLFTSDVVDNLDRLFTQHYADVVDSVTSAALQVLVWEMVYDTGALDLSSGAFVLNSGGAVATTASAWLSSLTNDSGDYNLVFLESDTDSQDLVTIDPVPVPAAGLLMLAGLGAFGAVAGRRKTA, encoded by the coding sequence ATGAAAAAGATTGGCTTGGCTGGCCTGGTACTTGCCGGGTCCATGACGGCGGCCTCGGCGAATACGATCCATTTGACGTATCTCGGACCGAGCCACGGTTTCGAATCCATCAATTACAGCACCCTGGGTATCTCGGGTATTGCCGACGGTTCGCATGCCGGCGTTGCCGGTGAATTCCAGCTGTCGTCGCCGGAACTCGGGAGCCTGGTGGCTTACTGTGTCGATCTGGCGAACACGATTTCGGGGAACACGTCCTACACCTACGAGTATGACGCGACCCTTTTCACCAGCGACGTGGTGGACAATCTCGATCGTCTGTTCACGCAGCACTATGCGGATGTTGTCGACAGCGTGACGTCGGCGGCCCTCCAGGTGCTGGTCTGGGAGATGGTGTACGACACGGGTGCTCTGGACCTGTCGTCGGGTGCGTTCGTGCTGAACTCCGGTGGTGCGGTTGCGACGACCGCGTCGGCTTGGCTGTCGTCGCTGACCAACGACTCTGGCGACTATAACCTGGTCTTCCTGGAATCCGACACGGACAGCCAGGACCTCGTCACGATCGACCCCGTGCCGGTGCCGGCCGCGGGTCTGCTGATGCTCGCCGGTCTCGGCGCGTTCGGCGCGGTTGCCGGTCGTCGCAAGACGGCCTGA